A region from the Ursus arctos isolate Adak ecotype North America unplaced genomic scaffold, UrsArc2.0 scaffold_6, whole genome shotgun sequence genome encodes:
- the LOC123001985 gene encoding neurogenic locus notch homolog protein 4-like yields MGGASCPPCATRVPRGRRGARTTGPLLSAGRSWNAARPAPGWPQMAAQRPGFLGPEPWPVAPRGAGRRRPVIGRGRRECRTLSGRGRLCPCPPPFHRPRWVRSEGSGRRGAPGQGVPSMVGTPQWENVTFTRSWILRMAKGELVATGVPSVLSLLRKVKHACHL; encoded by the exons ATGGGCGGTGCGTCCTGCCCTCCGTGCGCGACCCGTGTCCCGAGGGGACGCCGCGGCGCCCGCACCACGGGTCCCCTCCTGTCGGCGGGGCGCAGTTGGAACGCGGCGCGCCCTGCCCCGGGATGGCCGCAGATGGCTGCCCAGAGGCCGGGTTTTCTCGGGCCCGAGCCGTGGCCGGTGGCGCCGCGCGGGGCCGGGAGGCGCCGGCCTGTGATTGGCCGAGGCCGCCGTGAATGCAGGACATTGTCTGGTCGCGGCCGTCTCTGTCCCTGCCCGCCGCCCTTCCACAGACCAAGATGGGTGCGGAGCGAGGGCTCTGGTCGCCGAGGTGCCCCCGGCCAGGGAGTGCCTTCAATGGTGGGCACACCACAGTGGGAAAACGTAACTTTTACGAGATCGTGGATTCTGAGAATGGCAAAAG GTGAGCTTGTGGCTACCGGAGTGCCATCTGTGCTTAGTTTGCTACGGAAAGTCAAGCATGCTTGTCACCTTTGA